A stretch of the Vagococcus xieshaowenii genome encodes the following:
- a CDS encoding DUF4312 family protein, whose product MGLAKVEVRKVMVEGKGENKTAAFASALSSIQTKLIKGSDDVILKLSPIDIEVISAKHEVSKEKFMFFFFPREKHHYEVSLRVTVEQTYVPIADVAFDDYQESNYIKNMVG is encoded by the coding sequence ATGGGACTTGCGAAAGTTGAGGTACGTAAAGTGATGGTTGAAGGTAAAGGTGAAAATAAGACGGCAGCTTTTGCAAGTGCCTTATCATCCATTCAAACTAAGCTAATAAAAGGATCAGATGATGTGATATTAAAGTTATCACCGATTGATATTGAAGTTATTAGTGCAAAACATGAAGTGAGCAAAGAAAAATTTATGTTTTTCTTCTTTCCTAGAGAAAAACATCACTATGAAGTGTCGTTGAGAGTAACCGTGGAGCAGACATATGTGCCAATAGCGGATGTTGCATTTGATGACTATCAGGAAAGTAATTATATAAAAAATATGGTTGGATAA
- a CDS encoding glycine-rich SFCGS family protein: MVKVVIADRMGKGQNVAKGVEQAGGVAIVVPGMGADMKLGDVMNQENADLGISFCGSGGAGALTAATKYGYSERHGMRSIEEGVTAIKDGKKVLGFGFMDQEELGKRLTEEFMKLNK, translated from the coding sequence ATGGTTAAAGTAGTAATTGCAGACAGAATGGGTAAAGGTCAAAATGTAGCAAAAGGTGTTGAACAAGCAGGCGGTGTGGCGATTGTTGTTCCTGGCATGGGGGCAGATATGAAGCTAGGAGATGTTATGAATCAAGAAAATGCTGATTTAGGTATTTCTTTCTGTGGAAGTGGCGGTGCAGGAGCATTAACCGCAGCAACAAAGTATGGATATTCTGAAAGACATGGTATGCGTTCGATTGAAGAAGGTGTAACCGCTATTAAAGATGGGAAAAAAGTCTTAGGATTTGGTTTTATGGATCAAGAAGAATTAGGTAAGCGATTGACAGAAGAATTTATGAAGTTAAATAAATAA
- a CDS encoding PRD domain-containing protein, with the protein MELSYEDKKIIEKNNNHAELYPLLEMVEEWLSVHGINQTDIQRTVMINHLNEMVNRSKKSEKIQAVDKELFNEVSEEAMAISKCLVDTVGNLEEDEQYVLSIHFETAKNN; encoded by the coding sequence ATGGAGTTATCTTATGAGGATAAAAAAATAATAGAAAAAAATAATAATCATGCGGAACTCTACCCATTGTTAGAGATGGTAGAAGAATGGTTATCTGTTCATGGTATTAATCAAACAGATATTCAACGAACAGTGATGATTAATCATTTAAATGAAATGGTCAACCGATCAAAAAAATCAGAGAAAATTCAAGCGGTTGACAAAGAGTTATTTAATGAAGTTTCAGAAGAGGCAATGGCTATTTCAAAATGCTTAGTTGATACTGTAGGAAATTTAGAAGAAGATGAACAATATGTACTATCAATTCATTTTGAAACAGCTAAAAATAATTAA
- a CDS encoding BglG family transcription antiterminator, protein MNKLLTEREKLILNYLLGIRNKITTQELAKEFDISVRTVKYNLANIKEWLGERNIELFSKRGQGIWLELLDSQKLILKNELVDNLETIAISQEKRINHIMFELISATQAVSSESIANKLQLAQNTILNDIKKIELLLEQFNLTLVRVSGKGFSVEGTEHTKRFVSEMIVQKELSEFDIYRIMTELIKKNDINLLNGFFNINTSYQRIFLVAIDCLSKAMKQSDNQTLDYSELLSLTIRGSVSMFRLLTLNPIGTYKIISNSKKKNISKEVAYNFVHEMVDYLELPLLQDEYDYIKSDYHKESLSYNFHQLTEGLIDGVEKELQFPFSHDQLLFNNLMAHLALRFSKNNLYVNEYNPFVEDIKEEYTEVYKAVLHVTNKLIKDYAIIINDSFVSFLSLHFIASLERYKQRKKIKIVYVCSTGVGVTSLLQQKVEEEIANVEVVSFASVLNIQEEIENKTPDLIISIFTLKDVQIPWIKVNPIPSKKDIRNIQEMVNEILDNQIETKQYDEINIVSDFSGFEQSDEISRDLIVKGYLVYQELKEAIGDELIEGYEDAFLLHVLLLVHRITFDTQYMTQSNTDQELFTSKKATIIKIEKVFSEQELPINLSEIIAILQYVA, encoded by the coding sequence ATGAACAAACTATTAACAGAAAGAGAAAAATTGATTCTTAATTATTTATTAGGTATAAGAAATAAAATAACTACTCAGGAATTAGCAAAAGAATTTGATATTAGCGTCCGTACGGTGAAATATAATTTGGCTAATATTAAAGAATGGTTAGGCGAAAGAAATATTGAACTGTTTTCAAAAAGAGGGCAAGGAATATGGTTGGAACTCTTAGATTCTCAAAAACTAATATTAAAGAATGAGTTAGTAGATAATTTAGAAACGATTGCAATATCTCAAGAAAAAAGAATCAATCATATCATGTTTGAATTAATAAGTGCTACGCAAGCTGTTTCTAGCGAGTCAATTGCGAATAAACTACAATTAGCACAGAATACAATTCTAAATGATATAAAAAAAATTGAATTGCTATTAGAACAATTTAATTTAACTTTAGTAAGAGTATCTGGCAAAGGTTTTTCAGTTGAGGGAACAGAGCATACGAAACGTTTTGTTTCGGAGATGATTGTTCAAAAAGAGCTCTCGGAATTTGATATTTATCGTATTATGACAGAATTGATTAAGAAAAATGATATTAATCTTCTAAATGGCTTCTTTAATATCAATACATCGTATCAACGGATTTTTCTAGTAGCGATAGATTGCTTAAGTAAAGCAATGAAACAATCGGATAATCAGACATTAGATTATTCTGAGCTATTATCGTTGACTATTAGAGGATCTGTTTCAATGTTTCGACTATTAACATTGAATCCAATAGGAACTTATAAAATTATCTCAAATAGTAAGAAAAAAAATATTTCTAAAGAAGTAGCCTATAATTTTGTACATGAAATGGTGGATTATCTTGAACTGCCATTACTTCAAGATGAGTATGATTATATCAAAAGTGATTATCATAAAGAAAGCTTGTCCTATAATTTTCATCAACTAACAGAAGGGTTGATTGACGGTGTAGAAAAAGAACTACAATTCCCGTTTAGCCATGATCAATTATTATTTAATAATTTAATGGCACATTTAGCTTTGAGATTCTCAAAGAATAATTTATATGTGAATGAATACAACCCTTTTGTAGAAGATATAAAAGAAGAATATACAGAAGTATATAAAGCTGTACTACATGTTACTAATAAATTAATAAAAGATTATGCCATCATAATAAATGATTCTTTTGTTTCATTTTTATCCTTACATTTTATTGCTTCCTTAGAACGCTATAAACAACGTAAAAAAATAAAAATAGTATATGTATGTTCTACAGGGGTTGGGGTAACGAGCTTATTACAACAAAAAGTAGAAGAAGAAATTGCAAATGTAGAAGTAGTATCGTTTGCATCGGTATTGAACATTCAAGAAGAGATAGAAAATAAAACCCCTGATCTAATTATTTCAATATTCACTTTAAAAGACGTTCAAATTCCATGGATTAAAGTGAATCCTATTCCTTCAAAAAAAGATATTAGAAACATTCAAGAAATGGTAAATGAGATTCTAGACAATCAGATTGAAACAAAACAATATGATGAAATAAATATCGTATCAGATTTTTCAGGTTTTGAACAATCGGATGAGATAAGTCGAGACTTGATTGTTAAGGGATATTTAGTTTACCAAGAATTGAAGGAGGCAATAGGAGATGAATTAATAGAAGGCTATGAGGATGCGTTTTTACTTCACGTTTTATTGTTAGTTCATCGTATTACGTTTGATACACAATATATGACTCAATCAAATACAGATCAGGAATTATTTACTAGCAAAAAAGCGACTATCATAAAAATAGAAAAAGTTTTTTCAGAGCAAGAATTACCGATTAATTTATCAGAAATTATCGCCATTTTACAATACGTGGCATAA